The genome window CAAAAAAGATGGAGTACAAATGAAATTGATTAACGTTAGCAGGATTAACAGGTTTTGACATCCTCACACTTACTCCTTTAAAATACATACTAGAACAAGAGAAAGTGCAGTTCCTACCGTCAAATGTcctaaaatatatcaaaagaAGACAAGtgatttctttttcctcctttGATAGCAGGTCTTTTTTGTCCATATTTCTTGTCCACATTCTAAAGGTACATACTTTCACTGCATCAGTTTTTGACAGTTCAGCAAGCAACTTCTACTGACTTCCAGTTCTTCATATCATAATACATGTGCAAATCCAACCAGCTATATTTCATGATCCCTTTAACTGGTGTGTCACCCAGAGGAGAATGGGTTACCATTTCGGGGAAAGTTTCTTCATGTCATCTAAAGGAATCTATTTTTTATTGCCCCTTTGGATTGTttattagggatctaaatctacagctgaatttctgtaaagctgatcTGTGGCGATACATATTGTTAAATGTGCTATACAATTAACACTGAATTTAACAGAATCACTTTGAGACCAAAAGATTGTTCAAAAAGTATATTTCCCACCAGAATATGACCTATTCATATATCGTATGTACAAATGAATCAGGACGTGATTTTCTATCGGTTTTATATTTTCAGGTCAAATCAGATGTGAGTCGATGCTCTGGCATCCATAGAACTGGAACGGGATAAATAGCGGCTCATGGTGCGCCCTTCTTCTCCTATTGCATTCTCGATCTTAGACAGGATGGAGTTCTTAAACTTCTGCCTGAAATCATTGCCCATGAAGACATAGAGAACTGGGTTGAGGAAGCTGTTAGCTGAAGCGACTGCGGTTCCGATCTTGAGCCCGAAGGCTATGATGTCATTGGGGAGGCTCTGGTTCAGTTCAACCAGCACAAATGTGTGGTACGGCAGCCAGCAGATGAAGAAAGTCCCGATGAGAGCGGTCATGATTTTGAATGGCTTTGTGGACTTTGCCATCTGGTTGCTTCTAAGCTTGAATATAATGACTGAGTAGCAGACAACGATGACCAGGAAAGGTATAAGGAACCCAAAAATAAACCGGCAGATGGCTATAGATTTGTGGCTGTCCTGGCTAAAGTAATTATTGTGGCACCGGGTTCTGCCTAGGTGGTGCTGAATGTCACGGAAAATAGTGGACGGGATACTCAAGGACACTGATAAAACCCATGCAAGAAGGACTATCAATGAAGCCTTCCTTATGGTACGCTGATTCTGTGCCCAAACAGGGAACATGACAGTCATGCAGCGATCCACACTGATGATGACGAGAAGAAAGATGCTGCTGAACATGTTGAGGAACATCACGAAGGAGGTGAACCTGCACATGAAAAGTCCAAAGATCCAGTCAGATGTGGCTATGTAAAAGGTGTTGAAGGGCAAGGTGGCACAGAATATGAAGTCAGAAATGGCCAGGCTGAGGTACCAGGTGGTGTTGACTGTTTTCTTCATCTTTAAACCTGCGATCCAGATCACCACACCATTTCCCACAACCCCCAGTACAGTGATGATCACATTCACAACCAGCAGCAACATgcacagaatctctccagagcaAAATTCATGTACATTGTGAGACATATCCATGTACGTTTGGTTATCATCCGTGTAGTTTGCATAGTCCGTAGATACATAATCAAGCGTGAAATCGGTCGTGTCCATGATAAAATTGTAAAAGCTCATCCCACTTTCCCCCTGTGGAAACAAGAATACTGCTTTAGCTTCATGCACTTATTACAGCAGGAGTTAGGTACAATTAGGGCTTGGTCTTCtgcaacttattattattttatcattacacattactttttattttttgactgATTGAGGATCTTTAACTGATTTAACAAAATCTACTTTTAGTAAACataaagcacattttaacatAAACATCAAAACCTTCAAAAGGAATTAAATTTGCCACATCCCAGatactttatatacagtactatccaaaagtcttaggcaccctattttttttttagtacaaaccttgttatagatttttattttatgacttctacattattaagtgagtaaaaaaaaaaacatttgatattcccaaacattagttttccagcaaaaattaaatatgtcactttttaagagaacacttttcagacagaaaACACAATGAAGTCTGCTGGgctttactgaaaaaaaataagaagcgagtgcgacagtccaagtctccagaagaactgtgactggttctgcaaaatg of Ictalurus punctatus breed USDA103 chromosome 22, Coco_2.0, whole genome shotgun sequence contains these proteins:
- the LOC108255813 gene encoding chemerin-like receptor 1, with the translated sequence MSFYNFIMDTTDFTLDYVSTDYANYTDDNQTYMDMSHNVHEFCSGEILCMLLLVVNVIITVLGVVGNGVVIWIAGLKMKKTVNTTWYLSLAISDFIFCATLPFNTFYIATSDWIFGLFMCRFTSFVMFLNMFSSIFLLVIISVDRCMTVMFPVWAQNQRTIRKASLIVLLAWVLSVSLSIPSTIFRDIQHHLGRTRCHNNYFSQDSHKSIAICRFIFGFLIPFLVIVVCYSVIIFKLRSNQMAKSTKPFKIMTALIGTFFICWLPYHTFVLVELNQSLPNDIIAFGLKIGTAVASANSFLNPVLYVFMGNDFRQKFKNSILSKIENAIGEEGRTMSRYLSRSSSMDARASTHI